The Catenulispora sp. EB89 genome has a segment encoding these proteins:
- a CDS encoding glycerophosphodiester phosphodiesterase, translated as MPVIAHRGASEDVPEHTLAAYEAALLQGADGVECDVRLTADMQLVCVHDRRVNRTSNGRGVVSTLELAQLRQLDFGSWKQPASDEEFAEYPDLRREGAHRVLTLERLLELVTGHPNRVEMAIETKHPTRYAGLVEEHLVALLDRFGLAHPRLGERSPVRVMSFSAMSVRRIRRLAPSLDTVLLLDRVPLRLRDGSLPRGVRIAGPGIHILRIHPEYVERVHSMGNRVHVWTVDQPSDIDLCVELGVDAIISNRPKAVLARLGRDGTAPPATARHGVIELNPDSP; from the coding sequence ATCCCGGTGATCGCGCACCGCGGCGCCTCCGAGGACGTGCCGGAGCACACGCTGGCCGCGTACGAGGCCGCGCTCCTGCAGGGTGCGGACGGCGTGGAGTGTGACGTGCGCCTCACCGCGGACATGCAGCTGGTCTGCGTGCACGACCGCCGGGTGAACCGCACCTCCAACGGCCGCGGCGTGGTGTCCACGCTGGAGCTGGCGCAGCTGCGGCAGCTGGACTTCGGCTCCTGGAAGCAGCCGGCCTCCGACGAGGAGTTCGCCGAGTACCCGGACCTGCGGCGCGAGGGCGCGCACCGGGTGCTGACCCTGGAGCGGCTGCTGGAGCTGGTGACGGGGCACCCGAACCGGGTGGAGATGGCGATCGAGACCAAGCACCCGACCCGCTACGCCGGGCTGGTCGAGGAGCACCTGGTGGCGCTGCTGGACCGGTTCGGGCTGGCGCACCCCCGGCTGGGGGAGCGCTCGCCGGTGCGGGTGATGTCGTTCTCGGCGATGTCGGTGCGGCGGATCCGGCGGCTGGCGCCGTCGCTGGACACCGTGCTGCTTCTGGACCGGGTTCCGTTGAGGTTGCGCGACGGGTCATTGCCGCGCGGAGTGCGGATCGCGGGACCGGGAATCCATATTCTGCGAATCCATCCCGAATACGTGGAACGTGTGCACTCCATGGGAAATCGCGTTCATGTCTGGACAGTGGATCAGCCCTCGGACATCGACCTGTGCGTCGAACTCGGAGTGGACGCGATCATCTCCAACCGCCCCAAGGCGGTCCTGGCCAGGCTGGGGCGCGACGGCACGGCGCCCCCGGCCACGGCGCGCCATGGCGTCATCGAGCTGAACCCTGATTCACCCTGA
- a CDS encoding ATP-binding protein, with translation MGGIEFPYTPESVGTARHALADALQRMRVAPPAADDAVLILSELVSNALRHALPLAGGTIRVAWWMADDKVLRIAVTDGGRQQPGHAPPPEPGLEGLDLVAADLDDVDESAVDGRGLGIVGLLADAWGVEPWYAPETEASTPYLRDAAGMDRTGAGPAAPLDPTDPSAPKTVWAAVRLHARHAAPPPPEDHDRRWWRRMRVALTTHLPGTGRIRGRATRLGGSRLGEARGGPDGDTVGSDTAWVPRYPEARVGCTAAA, from the coding sequence ATGGGCGGGATCGAGTTCCCGTACACACCCGAAAGCGTCGGTACGGCCCGCCACGCGCTGGCCGACGCACTCCAGCGGATGCGCGTGGCACCCCCGGCCGCGGACGACGCGGTCCTGATCCTCTCGGAACTGGTGAGCAACGCCCTGCGGCACGCCCTGCCGCTGGCCGGCGGCACCATCCGAGTGGCCTGGTGGATGGCGGACGACAAGGTCCTGCGCATCGCCGTGACGGACGGCGGCCGCCAGCAGCCGGGGCACGCGCCACCCCCGGAACCGGGTCTGGAGGGCCTGGATCTGGTGGCGGCAGACCTGGACGACGTAGACGAGTCCGCGGTGGACGGCCGCGGACTCGGCATTGTGGGGCTCCTGGCGGACGCCTGGGGCGTGGAACCCTGGTACGCGCCGGAGACGGAGGCGAGCACCCCATACCTGCGCGACGCGGCAGGAATGGACCGCACAGGAGCGGGCCCGGCAGCCCCGCTCGACCCGACGGACCCCAGCGCCCCGAAAACGGTCTGGGCAGCAGTCCGCCTCCACGCCCGCCACGCCGCGCCCCCACCCCCGGAAGACCACGACCGCCGCTGGTGGCGCCGCATGCGCGTGGCCCTGACCACGCACCTGCCCGGCACCGGCCGCATCCGCGGCCGAGCCACCCGCCTGGGCGGCTCCCGCCTCGGCGAGGCCCGCGGCGGACCCGACGGGGACACGGTGGGCTCGGATACGGCGTGGGTGCCCCGGTACCCCGAAGCGCGAGTGGGGTGCACGGCGGCGGCCTGA
- a CDS encoding anthranilate synthase family protein — MADLPTEDADALLVLVPYRQLVERGDECHDDHAPLLAMRITERRRCAVSQLPAATAPVLRDGAFDVDDEAYGASVKRVLDEEIGAGEGSNFVLRRTFVGHCDSARETAYGAFCALLEKERNAYWTFLIDTGEGLMVGATPERHVSLADGVAVMNPISGTLREVPATAARERVVAFLEDAKERDELAMVVDEELKMLAEVGNIGGRVRGPFLKEMANLAHTEYYIEARTTMDPRLILRTTMFAPTATGSPIRNAFRVIKRHERGGRGYYAGVAALIERDAAGAASMDAPLLLRVAYVGNDGTVRVPVGATLVRGSDPYEEVRETYAKAAGVLRAFGVSFGAQLGLGQAAPAAGAGAGSARTEPWSADPEIAAILASRNEHLSAFWLNEHEPADLVDPVLAGRKVLIVDNEDAFTSMLAVELRALGLETTRVAHDEVPDHSAYDLILLGPGPGDPRDATSPRMTSVRNLAKLLIDHRTPTLGLCLGHEALAAALGLELIRLPTPMQGTQVELDLFGSNERVAFYNSYAARMPEFLVLETVAIPGTNLTAALRGPSFTGLQFHPESVLTTDGLGILGREIRRLLDR, encoded by the coding sequence TTGGCGGATCTCCCTACAGAGGACGCCGACGCGCTTCTCGTGCTCGTCCCCTATAGGCAGCTCGTGGAGCGCGGGGACGAGTGCCATGACGATCATGCGCCGTTGCTCGCCATGCGGATCACCGAACGTCGCCGATGCGCGGTCTCGCAGTTGCCGGCGGCGACAGCGCCGGTGCTGCGGGACGGGGCGTTCGATGTGGACGACGAGGCGTATGGCGCGTCGGTGAAGCGTGTGCTGGACGAGGAGATCGGTGCGGGCGAGGGGTCGAACTTCGTCCTGCGGCGGACGTTCGTCGGACACTGCGACTCCGCGCGGGAGACGGCGTATGGAGCGTTCTGCGCATTGCTGGAGAAGGAGCGGAACGCGTACTGGACGTTCCTCATCGACACCGGCGAGGGGCTGATGGTCGGCGCGACGCCGGAGCGGCACGTGTCGCTCGCCGACGGCGTCGCGGTGATGAACCCCATCAGCGGGACTCTGCGCGAGGTCCCCGCGACGGCCGCGCGGGAGCGCGTGGTGGCGTTCCTGGAGGACGCCAAGGAGCGCGACGAACTGGCGATGGTCGTGGACGAAGAGCTGAAGATGCTCGCCGAGGTGGGGAACATCGGCGGCCGGGTACGCGGGCCGTTCCTCAAGGAGATGGCGAACCTCGCGCACACGGAGTACTACATCGAGGCGCGCACGACGATGGACCCGCGCCTGATCCTGCGGACCACGATGTTCGCGCCGACCGCCACCGGCTCCCCGATCCGCAACGCGTTCCGCGTGATCAAGCGACACGAGCGCGGCGGCCGCGGCTACTACGCGGGGGTCGCGGCGCTGATCGAGCGCGACGCGGCGGGGGCGGCGTCGATGGACGCGCCGCTGCTGCTGCGGGTGGCGTACGTGGGAAACGACGGGACGGTGCGGGTGCCGGTCGGGGCGACGCTGGTGCGGGGGTCGGACCCGTACGAGGAGGTGCGGGAGACGTATGCGAAGGCCGCGGGGGTGCTGCGGGCTTTCGGGGTGAGCTTCGGGGCGCAGCTCGGCCTGGGCCAGGCCGCGCCGGCGGCCGGGGCAGGTGCTGGGTCGGCACGGACGGAGCCGTGGTCTGCGGACCCTGAGATCGCCGCGATCCTGGCGTCACGCAACGAGCACCTGTCGGCGTTCTGGCTGAACGAGCACGAGCCCGCGGACCTCGTCGACCCGGTCCTGGCCGGTCGCAAGGTACTGATCGTCGACAACGAGGACGCGTTCACGTCGATGCTGGCGGTGGAGCTGCGCGCCCTCGGCCTGGAGACCACCCGCGTAGCCCACGACGAGGTCCCGGACCACAGCGCCTACGACCTGATCCTGCTCGGCCCGGGGCCGGGCGACCCCCGCGACGCGACCTCACCCCGCATGACCAGCGTCCGCAACCTGGCCAAACTCCTCATCGACCACCGCACCCCCACCCTCGGCCTGTGCCTGGGCCACGAGGCCCTGGCCGCCGCCCTCGGCCTGGAACTGATCCGCCTGCCGACCCCGATGCAGGGCACGCAGGTGGAACTGGACCTGTTCGGCAGCAACGAGCGCGTCGCCTTCTACAACTCCTACGCGGCCCGCATGCCGGAATTCCTGGTCCTGGAGACAGTGGCCATCCCCGGCACGAACCTGACGGCGGCCCTGCGCGGCCCCTCGTTCACCGGCCTGCAGTTCCACCCCGAATCCGTGCTGACGACCGACGGCCTCGGCATCCTCGGGCGCGAGATCCGGCGGCTGCTCGACCGTTGA